A portion of the Pseudomonas sp. GR 6-02 genome contains these proteins:
- a CDS encoding GNAT family N-acetyltransferase translates to MNTVIRHVIPADLDRCYAIETVAYEGDEAATREKIATRIATWPEGFIVAEVDGVVAGFVNSGAAFEVEMSDEAFKELIGHDPAGPHVVIMSVVVHPDYQGQGLAKRLMGEFIQRMRALNKASIHLMCKERHIALYAGFGFVYIKPSASDHGGMAWHEMVLTL, encoded by the coding sequence ATGAACACCGTCATCCGCCACGTCATTCCCGCTGACCTGGACCGTTGCTACGCCATCGAAACCGTTGCCTACGAAGGCGACGAAGCCGCCACCCGCGAGAAAATCGCCACCCGCATCGCCACTTGGCCCGAGGGCTTCATCGTCGCCGAAGTGGATGGCGTTGTAGCCGGTTTCGTCAATTCCGGTGCGGCGTTCGAGGTGGAAATGTCGGACGAGGCGTTCAAGGAACTGATCGGCCACGACCCGGCCGGTCCGCATGTGGTGATCATGTCGGTGGTGGTGCATCCGGATTATCAGGGGCAAGGCCTGGCGAAACGCTTGATGGGTGAATTCATCCAGCGCATGCGCGCACTGAACAAGGCCAGCATCCACCTGATGTGCAAAGAGCGGCACATTGCGCTGTATGCCGGGTTTGGGTTTGTCTATATCAAGCCTTCGGCGTCCGACCATGGCGGGATGGCGTGGCATGAGATGGTGCTCACCCTCTGA
- a CDS encoding YybH family protein, whose protein sequence is MNAQTQIHNLIENYRQAVIAKDVEKVMALYADDIVSFDAVKALQFKGKAAYRAHWQECMEMCPGPHIFEFHEIDVVPSQEIAFAHWLAHCGGTNEKGETQACWMRVTACYRQEAGLWQIVHEHWSAPFDMTSGAALFNLEP, encoded by the coding sequence ATGAACGCTCAGACACAAATCCATAACTTGATCGAGAACTACCGTCAGGCAGTCATCGCCAAGGATGTGGAAAAGGTCATGGCCCTGTACGCCGACGACATCGTCTCCTTCGATGCCGTCAAAGCCCTGCAATTCAAGGGCAAGGCGGCCTACCGTGCGCATTGGCAGGAATGCATGGAGATGTGCCCCGGCCCGCATATTTTCGAGTTCCATGAAATCGACGTCGTGCCGTCGCAGGAGATCGCTTTCGCTCACTGGCTGGCGCATTGCGGCGGCACCAATGAAAAGGGTGAAACCCAGGCGTGCTGGATGCGCGTCACCGCGTGCTATCGGCAGGAAGCGGGGCTCTGGCAGATCGTCCACGAACACTGGTCGGCTCCGTTCGACATGACCAGCGGCGCGGCGCTGTTCAACCTGGAACCCTGA
- a CDS encoding GntP family permease — MFGMSHESFLLLDAVVTVIGLIVLITKFKFHPFIALIIAAAFLGLTSGMPIGTIIKAFQDGFGGVLGFVGIILALGTMLGKMMAESGGADQIAQTLIRAFGKDKVQWAMMFAAFLVGIPLFFEIGFVLLIPLVFIVARRTGVSIIKIGIPLLAGLSAVHGLVPPHPGPLLAIGVFGADIGKTILYGLIVALPTAIIAGPIYGTFIAKHIPGHPNQELVDQLARESDSADLPSFGITLVTVLSPVFLMLLKTFADVVLPDGNFFRTFMDLIGHPISALLLALLLSLYTFGYKQGIGSQQMLKWLDSSLAPTAAIILIIGAGGGFKQMLVTSGVGDVIGHMAVAAQISPILLAWLVAAVIRIATGSATVATITGAGIVVPVVGMIPGVNRELLVLATGAGSLILSHVNDAGFWLVKQYFNMTVAETFKTWTAMETILSVVGLGFILLLSLFV; from the coding sequence ATGTTTGGCATGTCCCACGAGTCGTTTCTGCTGCTCGATGCAGTGGTCACGGTGATCGGCTTGATTGTCCTGATCACCAAGTTCAAGTTTCACCCGTTCATTGCATTGATCATCGCCGCCGCGTTCCTCGGGCTGACCTCCGGCATGCCGATCGGCACCATCATCAAGGCGTTCCAGGATGGTTTCGGCGGCGTTCTCGGTTTCGTCGGGATCATTCTGGCGCTGGGCACCATGCTCGGCAAAATGATGGCCGAGTCCGGCGGGGCGGATCAGATCGCCCAGACCCTGATTCGGGCCTTCGGCAAGGACAAGGTGCAGTGGGCCATGATGTTCGCGGCCTTCCTGGTCGGCATCCCGCTGTTCTTCGAAATCGGCTTCGTGCTGCTGATCCCGCTGGTGTTCATCGTCGCCCGTCGTACCGGTGTGTCGATCATCAAGATCGGTATCCCGCTGCTGGCCGGTCTGTCCGCCGTGCACGGTCTGGTTCCTCCGCACCCGGGTCCGCTGCTGGCGATCGGCGTGTTCGGTGCCGACATTGGTAAAACCATTCTCTACGGCCTGATCGTTGCGCTGCCGACTGCCATCATCGCCGGTCCGATCTATGGTACGTTCATTGCCAAGCACATTCCCGGTCATCCGAATCAGGAACTGGTGGACCAACTGGCGCGGGAGTCGGATTCCGCCGATCTGCCGAGCTTCGGCATTACCCTGGTCACCGTGCTGTCGCCCGTGTTCCTGATGCTGCTCAAGACCTTTGCCGATGTGGTGCTGCCGGATGGCAACTTCTTCCGCACCTTCATGGACCTGATCGGTCACCCGATCTCGGCGCTGCTGCTGGCATTGCTGCTGTCGCTGTACACCTTCGGCTACAAGCAGGGCATCGGTTCGCAACAGATGCTCAAATGGCTGGACTCGAGCCTTGCGCCGACTGCCGCGATCATCCTGATCATCGGTGCCGGTGGCGGCTTCAAGCAGATGCTGGTGACCAGCGGTGTAGGTGATGTGATCGGTCACATGGCGGTGGCGGCTCAGATCTCGCCGATCCTGCTGGCCTGGCTGGTGGCCGCGGTGATTCGCATCGCAACCGGTTCGGCAACCGTGGCGACCATCACTGGCGCTGGCATCGTGGTGCCGGTAGTGGGGATGATTCCGGGCGTGAACCGTGAGCTGCTGGTACTGGCCACCGGTGCCGGTTCGTTGATCCTGTCCCACGTCAACGACGCCGGTTTCTGGCTGGTGAAGCAGTACTTCAACATGACCGTGGCGGAAACCTTCAAGACCTGGACCGCGATGGAAACCATCCTGTCCGTGGTAGGCCTGGGCTTTATCCTGCTGCTGTCGTTGTTCGTCTGA
- a CDS encoding gluconokinase codes for MNHSITALVIMGVAGCGKTCVSQALCQLSGATAIEGDTFHPAANIEKMSAGIPLNDEDRAGWLDSLCDELRRVDARGERPVLTCSALKHSYRERLRSALPGLGFVFLELTPEVAADRVSHRPGHFMPSTLIDSQFATLESPVGEPLTLALDASSYSVDELAAQAHRWWLDHGLKLAS; via the coding sequence ATGAATCATTCCATCACCGCCCTGGTCATCATGGGCGTTGCCGGTTGCGGCAAGACGTGTGTCAGCCAGGCCCTGTGCCAGCTCAGCGGCGCCACCGCCATTGAAGGCGACACTTTTCACCCTGCCGCCAATATCGAAAAGATGAGCGCGGGTATCCCCCTGAACGACGAAGACCGTGCCGGCTGGCTCGACAGCCTGTGCGATGAACTGCGCCGCGTCGACGCCCGTGGCGAGCGCCCGGTGCTGACCTGTTCGGCCCTCAAACACAGTTACCGCGAACGCTTGCGCAGTGCCTTGCCGGGCCTGGGCTTTGTGTTCCTTGAGTTGACCCCTGAAGTCGCCGCCGATCGTGTCTCCCATCGGCCGGGCCACTTCATGCCGTCGACCCTGATCGACAGCCAGTTCGCCACCCTTGAATCGCCCGTTGGTGAGCCCCTGACCCTGGCTCTGGATGCTTCAAGTTACAGCGTCGACGAATTGGCCGCTCAGGCCCACCGTTGGTGGCTCGATCACGGCCTGAAACTCGCCAGTTGA
- a CDS encoding pyridoxamine 5'-phosphate oxidase family protein has product MLNSIEALEAIYGLPHERAVRKQIPFLNEDYQAMVRASPLVIISSVGPDGMDGSPRGDTPGFVRIIDERTLAIPDRPGNNRIDTLRNVVLDSRVSLLFIIPGIGETLRVNGTAQISAEPALLESFAVNGKPARTVMLVTVEAAYFHCSKAIVRSDLWNPERYLDRSALPTAGAFHKRLNDGQFDAETYDREAPARVRDSLY; this is encoded by the coding sequence ATGTTGAATTCAATCGAAGCGCTGGAAGCGATCTACGGCCTGCCCCATGAGCGCGCGGTGCGCAAGCAGATCCCGTTTTTGAACGAGGACTATCAGGCGATGGTCCGCGCCTCGCCGCTGGTGATTATCAGCTCGGTCGGCCCCGACGGCATGGACGGCTCACCGCGCGGCGATACGCCGGGTTTTGTGCGGATCATCGATGAGCGCACGCTGGCGATCCCGGATCGCCCCGGCAACAACCGCATCGACACGCTGCGCAATGTCGTGCTCGACTCGCGGGTATCGCTGCTGTTCATCATTCCGGGGATCGGCGAGACGCTGCGGGTCAACGGCACGGCGCAGATCAGCGCCGAACCGGCATTGCTGGAGAGTTTTGCCGTCAATGGCAAACCGGCGCGCACGGTAATGCTGGTGACGGTGGAAGCGGCGTATTTCCATTGTTCGAAAGCGATTGTTCGTTCGGATTTGTGGAACCCCGAGCGCTACCTCGACCGCTCTGCCCTACCGACCGCCGGCGCGTTTCACAAACGGCTGAACGATGGGCAGTTCGATGCCGAGACGTACGACCGGGAAGCGCCGGCCAGGGTGCGCGATAGTCTCTATTAG
- a CDS encoding GNAT family N-acetyltransferase: protein MTARLVPYESLNALQRQQVEAIEIHAEQIRFSGDIHGALHTLLSKPGPGVKGFALLAEEVPVAFLLLKRPPVLPAWANEHSATLHALQVDHRAQGKGYGKACLLALPEVARQAWPEIKGLELSVDADNESAIALYAKYGFVDSGEAYKGRIGYERRMGLVF from the coding sequence GTGACAGCCCGACTCGTGCCTTACGAAAGCCTGAACGCCTTGCAGCGCCAACAGGTCGAGGCCATCGAAATCCACGCCGAACAAATCAGATTCTCCGGCGACATCCACGGTGCATTGCACACCTTGCTGTCCAAACCGGGCCCTGGCGTCAAAGGCTTTGCCCTGCTGGCCGAAGAGGTTCCGGTGGCCTTCCTGCTGCTCAAGCGCCCGCCAGTGCTGCCGGCCTGGGCTAACGAACACAGTGCCACCCTGCACGCCCTGCAAGTCGATCACCGTGCCCAGGGCAAGGGTTATGGCAAGGCCTGTCTGCTGGCGTTGCCGGAGGTTGCGCGTCAGGCCTGGCCGGAGATCAAGGGGCTGGAGTTGTCGGTGGATGCCGACAATGAATCGGCCATCGCGCTGTATGCCAAATACGGTTTTGTCGACAGCGGCGAAGCGTACAAAGGCCGGATCGGTTACGAACGACGGATGGGACTGGTTTTCTGA
- a CDS encoding YciI family protein has protein sequence MKYLCLVYSNEHELHSLPESPNDAECMAYAESIQGSGRMIAAEALESVQTATTVRMRNGKMSITDGPFAETKEQLAGFYLIDAKDLNEALQVAGNIPAARVGCVEVRPVRQLNP, from the coding sequence ATGAAGTATCTATGCCTGGTCTACAGCAACGAGCACGAATTGCACTCGCTGCCCGAAAGCCCCAACGACGCCGAGTGCATGGCCTATGCCGAGTCGATCCAGGGCAGTGGCCGGATGATCGCCGCCGAAGCGCTGGAGTCGGTGCAGACCGCGACCACCGTGCGCATGCGCAACGGCAAAATGTCGATCACCGACGGCCCGTTCGCTGAAACCAAGGAGCAGTTGGCCGGCTTCTACCTGATCGATGCCAAAGACCTCAATGAAGCCCTCCAGGTCGCCGGTAACATTCCGGCGGCCCGGGTCGGCTGCGTCGAGGTGCGGCCCGTTCGCCAGTTAAATCCCTGA
- a CDS encoding GyrI-like domain-containing protein has translation MDEQIRDDQVEQRFEHGHFMLIAGLGGRFTQETAGKIPKLWDKFVPHIGNVPGQKGEVTYGVCCNPDGKGGFEYIAGVEISKLDDLPEKYRWVEIQPQYYAVFEHKGSLDTLPQTFQYIWNTWLPQSGHEAADAPEFERYSEDFNPKLNTGVLEIWLPIKS, from the coding sequence ATGGATGAGCAAATACGCGATGATCAGGTTGAGCAACGCTTCGAACACGGGCACTTCATGCTCATAGCGGGGCTTGGCGGACGATTTACCCAAGAGACGGCCGGCAAGATTCCCAAGCTCTGGGATAAATTCGTTCCCCACATCGGCAATGTTCCCGGGCAAAAGGGCGAAGTGACCTACGGCGTTTGCTGCAACCCGGATGGCAAGGGCGGTTTCGAATACATCGCCGGTGTCGAGATCAGCAAGCTCGACGACCTGCCCGAGAAATACCGCTGGGTCGAGATTCAGCCCCAGTATTACGCGGTGTTCGAGCACAAGGGCTCGCTGGATACCTTGCCCCAGACCTTTCAGTACATCTGGAACACCTGGTTGCCGCAGTCCGGTCACGAGGCAGCGGATGCCCCGGAGTTCGAACGCTACAGCGAAGACTTCAACCCGAAGCTCAATACCGGCGTGCTGGAAATCTGGCTGCCGATCAAGTCCTGA
- a CDS encoding LysE family translocator, producing the protein MEFTSGFLLSLSLCLDIGVANIAMITLAMQRGYFQGFALGLGTCVGDLIYAVLALAGMTVLLQYETVRWVLWIGGSALLLYFAAKMIHSAIYHSAVLAETADVGHNSHRKEFLRGIFLAMSSPSAILWFAAVGGTLIARSGGGGTLSSALFLGGFLCAGILWCVTLCFAASHGGKLLGDKLLRYSYMASAAIFCYFAVYVILSGYNEFIGAPTAGQLPGL; encoded by the coding sequence ATGGAATTTACCAGTGGCTTCCTGCTCAGCCTTTCGCTGTGTCTGGACATCGGCGTGGCCAATATCGCGATGATCACGCTGGCGATGCAGCGCGGCTATTTCCAGGGTTTTGCCCTGGGGCTGGGGACTTGCGTCGGCGACCTGATTTACGCAGTGCTGGCACTGGCCGGCATGACCGTATTGCTGCAATACGAAACCGTGCGTTGGGTGTTGTGGATCGGCGGGTCGGCGTTGCTGCTGTACTTCGCGGCGAAGATGATTCATTCGGCGATCTACCACAGTGCCGTGTTGGCCGAGACCGCCGACGTTGGCCACAACTCCCATCGCAAAGAGTTCTTGCGGGGGATTTTCCTCGCGATGTCGTCGCCCAGTGCGATTCTCTGGTTCGCCGCGGTGGGCGGCACCCTGATTGCCCGTTCCGGTGGCGGCGGCACCCTCAGCTCGGCGTTGTTTCTCGGTGGATTTCTCTGTGCGGGAATTCTCTGGTGCGTCACGCTGTGCTTTGCGGCGAGCCATGGCGGCAAGCTGCTCGGAGACAAACTGCTGCGTTATTCCTACATGGCATCGGCCGCGATCTTCTGCTATTTCGCGGTGTACGTGATTCTTTCGGGTTACAACGAGTTTATCGGTGCGCCCACCGCCGGGCAGCTTCCGGGGCTCTGA
- the alaC gene encoding alanine transaminase: protein MAEQGSPRRFARIDRLPPYVFNITAELKMAARRRGEDIIDLSMGNPDGATPPHIVEKLVTVAQREDTHGYSTSKGIPRLRRAISNWYKDRYQVDIDPENEAIVTIGSKEGLAHLMLATLDQGDTVLVPNPSYPIHIYGAVIAGAQVRSVPLIPGVDFFAELERAIRGSIPKPKMMILGFPSNPTAQCVELDFFERVIALAKQYDVLVVHDLAYADIVYDGWKAPSIMQVPGAKDIAVEFFTLSKSYNMAGWRIGFMVGNPELVNALARIKSYHDYGTFTPLQVAAIAALEGDQQCVRDIAEQYRQRRNVLVKGLHELGWMVENPKASMYVWAKIPEAYAHLGSLEFAKKLLAEAKVCVSPGVGFGEYGDDHVRFALIENQDRIRQAVRGIRGMFRADGLVTKTNA from the coding sequence ATGGCCGAACAAGGTTCGCCGCGCCGCTTTGCGCGCATAGATCGACTCCCCCCTTACGTTTTCAACATCACTGCCGAGCTGAAGATGGCCGCCCGTCGTCGTGGCGAAGACATCATCGACTTGAGCATGGGCAACCCCGACGGCGCCACGCCGCCGCACATCGTCGAAAAACTGGTCACCGTCGCCCAGCGCGAAGACACCCACGGCTACTCCACGTCCAAAGGGATTCCGCGCCTGCGCCGGGCGATTTCCAATTGGTACAAGGATCGCTACCAGGTTGATATCGACCCGGAAAACGAAGCCATCGTCACCATCGGTTCCAAGGAAGGCCTGGCGCATTTGATGCTGGCCACCCTCGACCAGGGCGACACCGTGCTGGTGCCGAACCCGAGCTACCCGATTCACATCTACGGTGCCGTGATTGCCGGCGCCCAGGTGCGGTCGGTGCCGCTGATCCCTGGCGTGGATTTCTTCGCCGAGCTGGAACGGGCGATTCGCGGTTCGATTCCGAAACCGAAGATGATGATCCTGGGCTTTCCGTCCAACCCCACCGCCCAGTGCGTGGAGCTGGACTTCTTCGAGCGGGTGATCGCCCTCGCCAAACAGTACGACGTTCTGGTGGTGCACGACCTGGCCTACGCCGACATCGTCTACGACGGCTGGAAAGCCCCGTCGATCATGCAAGTGCCCGGCGCCAAGGACATCGCGGTGGAGTTTTTCACCCTGTCCAAGAGCTACAACATGGCTGGCTGGCGCATCGGCTTCATGGTCGGTAACCCGGAGCTGGTCAACGCTCTGGCGCGGATCAAGAGCTACCACGACTACGGCACCTTCACCCCGCTGCAGGTCGCGGCCATCGCGGCGCTGGAAGGCGATCAGCAATGCGTGCGCGACATTGCCGAACAGTATCGCCAGCGTCGCAACGTGCTGGTCAAAGGCTTGCATGAATTGGGCTGGATGGTCGAGAACCCGAAGGCGTCGATGTATGTCTGGGCCAAGATTCCCGAGGCGTATGCACACCTGGGCTCGCTGGAATTCGCCAAGAAACTGCTGGCCGAGGCCAAGGTCTGCGTCTCGCCGGGTGTCGGGTTTGGTGAGTACGGGGACGATCATGTGCGCTTCGCGCTGATCGAAAACCAGGACCGGATTCGTCAGGCCGTACGCGGAATTCGCGGGATGTTTCGGGCGGATGGGTTGGTCACCAAAACAAACGCCTGA